The proteins below come from a single Papaver somniferum cultivar HN1 chromosome 11, ASM357369v1, whole genome shotgun sequence genomic window:
- the LOC113320635 gene encoding transcriptional regulator ATRX homolog, with product MFHSMLSHTVVEIEDSDDDAKPTNKKWNLKKYQVVSSDSETDDQEILEVKSGDEDEDIVPISQLFKKSETQLAKESKEGNGCSDSGTFEKLNQDSHVQVSKSEKISEPPKDSLTTATDIEQESNVKAKKKKKRSRGEDGDAKTEQMDLDHVELKPTEGQPGPSAIPSKDLSVPYNGVALGSDVKPKKRNRRNRGEDGGARAKNTDQDCVGAKPEEEQPNDRLESDGTPKKKHGRNHGEDVLAKTKGMNQDLAGVEPEKDQLTGKIINSAGHVSNQDNGEVKRKKKKKKAQKSAENVNYEQDKN from the exons ATGTTTCATTCGATGCTCTCTCATACAGTGGTGGAAATTGAGGACTCCGATGATGATGCAAAACCTACGAATAAGAAATGGAACCTAAAAAAGTACCAAGTAGTAAGCAGCGACTCAGAGACCGATGATCAGGAGATTTTGGAGGTCAAGAgtggagatgaagatgaagatattgttcCTATTTCCCAATTATTCAAGAAGTCCGAAACACAATTAGCCAAGGAAAGCAAGGAGGGCAATGGTTGCAGTGATTCTGGCACATTTGAAAAATTGAATCAGGATAGCCATGTTCAGGTCAGCAAATCAGAAAA GATATCTGAACCACCTAAAGATTCCTTGACCACAGCTACTGATATTGAGCAAGAAAGCAATGTTAaggcgaagaagaaaaagaaaaggagtcGTGGTGAAGATGGGGATGCAAAGACTGAACAGATGGATCTTGATCATGTTGAACTGAAGCCTACGGAGGGGCAACCTGGTCCTAGTGCCAT TCCATCCAAAGATTTATCCGTGCCATATAATGGCGTCGCGCTTGGAAGCGATGTTAAGCCcaagaagagaaatagaaggaatcGCGGTGAAGATGGAGGAGCAAGGGCTAAAAACACGGATCAGGATTGTGTTGGAGCCAAACCTGAGGAGGAGCAACCTAATGATAG GCTAGAGAGTGATGGTACACCTAAGAAAAAACATGGAAGGAATCATGGTGAAGATGTACTTGCGAAGACTAAAGGCATGAATCAGGATCTTGCTGGAGTGGAACCTGAAAAGGATCAACTTACTGGCAA GATTATCAATTCTGCTGGACACGTCAGTAATCAAGATAATGGCGAGgtgaagagaaaaaagaagaagaagaaagcccAGAAGAGTGCTGAGAATGTAAATTATGAACAAGATAAGAACTGA